A stretch of DNA from Coccidioides posadasii str. Silveira chromosome 4, complete sequence:
AGCCGCTGATAATCTGCCGATTAGCTTCGTTTGGACGAAATGCTCACTAGATTTGCAACTTGCTATAGCAACCTGATGGCTCCCGACGATTTCAAGAATTTGGGCTTGGAATTTAACGATGATGCGCCCAAATCGGAGCAGAAGCCCGAGACGACGGCAAAGACGAAACAAGCACCGTCGACAAAATGAACAATCTGGATTTCCGGATACTTGACCCGAGAACGAACTCCTATGGCGGGGAAGCTGTGAATGAATGACTCTGTGTCTTTTTGTATATAAATCTTGTCAAAGCGCATACGGTGGAGTCAATGGTGTTCTGCATGGATGGATTTCGGCTATTGATTTAAGGGCAATTCCTCTCATAGAAAGTGTATTATAGACATGTTTTAATCATCTATTCTCATTCTGTTCTGTTCTTCTCCCGCAGAGTTTCAAAGGGAAATTTGTTTTAATAGAGTCAGGGTGGGAATGTGGTAGTTCTCTTTCAATGAACGCATGCTTAAGCTTGCGCCCAATGCACTCCAGTACCATCACTTCTTTCAAACCACTGCTCACTTTCCCTGTCTCATCCTGGATTCCAGATATAAGTCTTTTATCTCTTTCAATAATGTGAACCAATGTCCTCCGTCGTACGCCCCCCAGATCCATGTCTCGTCGCGATAATTCTCATTACTTGTTCCCGAGCCGGCCCAAGATTCGTATATCATTATCCTCCTAATCCCTCCATCGCAAGCGCCCCCTCTCGCAGCAACTCGCGCACTAAACCGAGCCCAAGAACCTCTGACTCCAGTCCTTCAAGTGATAACGAAGAGGGCTCCAGTTctgatgaagatgatttAAGTCAAACCCCAAAGATAGGTTCTCCGCGGCCTACGAATGTTCGGCGTTTATCGTCCGGAAGCCATTCAACAAAAGCAGCTTCGCAGCAGCGGAAATCAAATCTGGGAGGCTCGGAGCTAGATGATACTGAGACTCCACGCGATGGCAGACGAAGTGAACGTTCGCATGAACTGGAGAACCCTCCATGGGACTCTTTCCTGGGCTTGGGGACCGATGTGTGGGAGAAGCTGTTGTGTCCATCGTCTTCTTGGCACAAGAGAAGATTTGAGGTCGGGGTCAATGATCTCACTTTCGTGGGATGGCCAGTTTTTGTCAGGGAGGATGGAACgtggagaaagaagaggaaaaagaagaagacgagaGCAGGAGATTCAGTTTTGGATACGGCTCCCACCCTGGGATCTGAAAAGGGTGGATATGCGGACGGTGGAGAGAAACTTGAATCTGAACGCGATCCTAATGTCGACGGCCGATCTGACAATGACGAAGAGCCCAGCCGGTCATTAATAGAAAGCCATCCCGACGAGGATGGTTCTGTCACGGATGGAACTAAGGATGCTATGACAATGTTCAATGTTGTCTTCGTGATGAATCCGCCCATTTTGGAGCACAATCTGCGAATCAAGGAGAATTACGACAACGTCATTAAGAAATTTGGAAAGGGGTTAAAATCCGAACAGGCGACAGCTAATTATGTCTGGAAAGAGGCCCAGAAAATCCTTCATATCAAGGAGAAGGGTCGTGAGAATAGTATGTTCCCTTCCTAGCTCCGCTGCACTATGTACCATGCTTATTGGCAAATGTGGACGAACCAGAATCCTCCTTATCATCTGTTTATGAGGAGCTATTGTCACAATCCTCTCTGGCACAGGCGATTGCGACCATCTATCGAAGTATATCAACTTCGAAGATCGCGTCTATCACCCTCACCCCCCATACAACAATGAGTCTTCAGATACCTCCTCTTacatctactccgtacctcccTGGCCCCATGGAGCCCGCCTACCCGGGATTATGGCTCACTACCGCAGATAGCCTCTCAGCTACGGATGAAGTAACTGAAATGGAATATTCTGGTCCAAGCAAGGTATTAGCGAAACATTTTGCGCTTCTTCTCCTCAGCGATGAAGCGTCGATATTGAAGGATATAGAAGCTTCAATGGGCACCCTAGGGCCACCATTAGCTCATTATATCAGGTCGTCAAAGCCCACCAAATCATTCGCCCAGATTTCCGCGCGCTCATCGATTCCGCTAAACGATATTCAAGTGCTTGCAGCCCACCTAATTTATTGGCGCCGAGCTCGAGCTGTGCCCCCGCTCAACAAGCAAGACACATACATCGTTTCCCCTAATTGTGACTTGAGCAAACTGGGGTTAGCGACAGCAGCATATGAGTTGGCGTTTCCGACAATGCCCAGTCTCCCTAAGATGCTGGCAGTTTTAAGCGGTACACCACGGCCTTATGCCAGCTTTATTCCCAGCAGAGACCACAAAGGTATCTACTATGATATTCTTGCGTGGTTGATGAGGGGAGGTTGGGTCACCCAGCTTCGCACGTTTGGCTGGATAAAGGTGGACCAAGAACTGAAGAGTGCTGTTGAGGAAGCGCTCGCAAGTGAGGAAGccaaagaaagagaggaggaacTGGCTTCTTCTACAGCTACGGTCATTAGAGTAAATGAGCCCCAAACTGACGACGGCGCATCgacatcatcatcgtctttGGACAGTGAGCATAGCAATGCCACCCCTGTTCAAGAAAGATTTGCACATTTCCAGGGGCACCAGAAGGGACACGACCCGGCACAAATCTCGTCATTAATTCTCCGGCCGCATCGGGCGTCCCCGCTCGAGGCAAGGTGGCTCGATGAAATCATATCCCGCTTTCCGGACGACCATCTGGCCGACAGAGCGAACGAGAGCGAGGATTTTGAAGGTGAAGTATCGATCCATCGATACTGGAATGCTTTTACAAAATACTTCAACGGAACAGACGCGCTGGAGAAGATACCTGTTCGAGAAGGCCTAAGCCGGAAGCTTGTATGGAGGCTGCTGTCCCGGATCGATATCAGCTCAAACCCAGCTGATGGCGAGGTGCATCGTAATGAGAAAGTACTGGTTACGGTCCGGCATTGGTGATAGACCTGTCGAGGACGGGCGGTTGCACGGCGCGGTAATTATCAGTTTCCTTTTAATAAAAAACGGATAACAGTGTAACGCACTGACATGAATTAAAATCGATAAGCCAATAGGCGTTTCCCTAGGGTGACAAACCAGCCCATGAGTAGCCAATAGAGTCTGCTGTTGGCCAAAACTACTAAAATAAGACGTCGATAATTGGGCGTGGTGTCAGCGCTCGAGAAAAATGCGCGGGTTTTGTACGGGAATCAGCCGAGTGCAGAGCGGCAGTATGTAATACCTCTTACGTATAGATTACATACCCTTGAAACCCAAGTCAGCGTCGTATAAATTCCACCCTCCATCACCTTGTGAATATTACACTGGAAAAATGCATTTATAATTCCGGGCCGTAGCATCCATTAAAACAACGCGAATATGATACCCAAGGTCGCTTTTCCGCGCAAATAGCCCCTGGTTAATATCGTCAAGATATGCCCGCGGCTTGAACCGGATTCAGAAAGGATATGCACCCGTAAAAGTCAGCCAAGCGGGGATATTGCTTCCGAGGGTATATCGTACAAGCTCATTCGGGATGGAACGCCGTTCAAAAAAATGTAGTGCTGGGTTCAGGAATCCGGTGACGCTTTGACGGTTCTTCAGGTTTCCGTCGTGGCTTGGGTAGATGGAGGGGTCGAGCTGGCAGACAGACAGGTTTTGCTTTTCCCGTAATACTTACAGACGAGCCCCTTGACGTGCTCTTTGAACCCATCTTGAGTGACAATACAGTAGTTTATCATAGGTATGTGCGGTACGTATGCAAACGGGATCAGGCTGAGGAGGCCGACCGAGGAACAAGTGCAGCAGGCGGGATTGGCACGGGTTTTTGCTTGgatacatatgtatgtaaACTAGGCTATCtggctttatcttcttctttcggCGCGCTTTCTCATCCATGTCTTTGGATGCTCTCGCGACGGAATGCGGATGTGAGATCGATTGCATCCTGGTGCATTGTGGTTGAACAGCGGCTTGGGCCCGATTGACGACCAACAACATCGATTCATAGACAACCACTACTCGTGGAGAGGGAAGAAACGGCACCGAGTTCAAGAAGCAAAGGAGAAATGGCCTTCTCTCGGTGTGTCTACATGTGGGGAAGCAGGGCATAACCCGGAGTGTAATAAATTAGGCGGGTACTGTACTGTACAGACATTACTTACAGGCTGGTTATGATAATTACAGGTTTACAAGATGGAGACTCTCTCATCCTCGAAGGGATCTCACCGGAGGCCTTTTTCATCAAAGCCCAATGTAACTCCGTGAGATTAAATCACTTTGTAGTTCTGGCGATGGGGGATGCTTGATTTCCAAGAGATCTACATCCCTCACTGTTGAATATTCAGTTATGAGTGGCCCTGTTCGATTTGGATTCGAACTCGCCCTTAACGGGCAGGCCCACGAATTTGTTACTTGTAACAGAGGTGTATTTTTAGTAGTGATGTTACATAGGTGTTTTCACTCATTTGCGTCTCACTTTCGCTGTGCCTTTGACCTGTTGTAttcatctctctctctctgataTTATCTcctttcctcttctcttACCTTTCATGTGTTCATCACCTTCACCTGCTCCTTGACTTTGTTCCACTTGAAGTTGTTCCCTTC
This window harbors:
- the NPR3 gene encoding Nitrogen permease regulator 3 (BUSCO:240246at4751~EggNog:ENOG410PKKI~COG:S~BUSCO:3315at33183) yields the protein MSSVVRPPDPCLVAIILITCSRAGPRFVYHYPPNPSIASAPSRSNSRTKPSPRTSDSSPSSDNEEGSSSDEDDLSQTPKIGSPRPTNVRRLSSGSHSTKAASQQRKSNLGGSELDDTETPRDGRRSERSHELENPPWDSFLGLGTDVWEKLLCPSSSWHKRRFEVGVNDLTFVGWPVFVREDGTWRKKRKKKKTRAGDSVLDTAPTLGSEKGGYADGGEKLESERDPNVDGRSDNDEEPSRSLIESHPDEDGSVTDGTKDAMTMFNVVFVMNPPILEHNLRIKENYDNVIKKFGKGLKSEQATANYVWKEAQKILHIKEKGRENKSSLSSVYEELLSQSSLAQAIATIYRSISTSKIASITLTPHTTMSLQIPPLTSTPYLPGPMEPAYPGLWLTTADSLSATDEVTEMEYSGPSKVLAKHFALLLLSDEASILKDIEASMGTLGPPLAHYIRSSKPTKSFAQISARSSIPLNDIQVLAAHLIYWRRARAVPPLNKQDTYIVSPNCDLSKLGLATAAYELAFPTMPSLPKMLAVLSGTPRPYASFIPSRDHKGIYYDILAWLMRGGWVTQLRTFGWIKVDQELKSAVEEALASEEAKEREEELASSTATVIRVNEPQTDDGASTSSSSLDSEHSNATPVQERFAHFQGHQKGHDPAQISSLILRPHRASPLEARWLDEIISRFPDDHLADRANESEDFEGEVSIHRYWNAFTKYFNGTDALEKIPVREGLSRKLVWRLLSRIDISSNPADGEVHRNEKVLVTVRHW